The Oleidesulfovibrio alaskensis DSM 16109 genome has a segment encoding these proteins:
- a CDS encoding YcbK family protein — protein MGDLSKNFNRSEFVCKGKNCCGHSAAVHPDLVDALQALRDRIGKPLSITSGFRCNRHNQAVGGAEQSFHTLGMAADVSCPAGVSPDALAVIAEEIPLFREGGIGVYASWVHLDVRQSGKARWRS, from the coding sequence ATGGGTGATCTCAGCAAGAATTTCAACCGTTCGGAATTCGTCTGCAAGGGCAAGAACTGCTGCGGCCATTCGGCTGCGGTCCATCCCGACCTGGTCGACGCCCTGCAGGCCTTGCGCGACCGCATCGGCAAACCGCTGTCCATCACCAGCGGCTTCCGCTGCAACCGGCACAACCAGGCGGTGGGCGGCGCGGAGCAGAGTTTCCACACGCTGGGCATGGCGGCCGACGTGAGCTGTCCCGCTGGCGTTTCGCCTGACGCACTGGCGGTCATCGCCGAGGAGATCCCTCTCTTCCGCGAGGGGGGCATCGGCGTCTATGCCTCCTGGGTCCATCTCGATGTGCGCCAGTCGGGCAAGGCGAGGTGGCGGTCATGA
- a CDS encoding DUF1353 domain-containing protein, whose protein sequence is MSAQTKTLFSGTALGLSGPLRVEILPNGMTARLTQPFRVRTGAGRIIEVPAGFETDFASVPRLFWRVVPPWGRYSPAAVVHDYLYHTGKVSRLAADRVFLELMAALGVPLWKRQVMYWAVRLGGWLAWDASRKREAEHA, encoded by the coding sequence ATGAGCGCCCAAACCAAGACCCTGTTTTCCGGCACCGCGCTGGGTCTCTCCGGACCGCTTCGGGTGGAGATCCTGCCCAATGGAATGACCGCGAGGCTGACCCAGCCGTTCCGTGTCCGCACCGGCGCTGGCCGCATCATCGAAGTGCCCGCCGGGTTCGAGACCGACTTCGCCTCGGTGCCGCGCCTGTTCTGGCGCGTGGTGCCGCCCTGGGGACGATATTCCCCGGCGGCCGTCGTTCACGACTATCTCTACCACACCGGCAAGGTTTCGCGGCTTGCGGCCGACCGCGTCTTTCTCGAACTGATGGCGGCCCTGGGCGTGCCTCTGTGGAAACGCCAGGTCATGTATTGGGCGGTTCGCCTCGGCGGATGGCTGGCCTGGGACGCCAGTCGAAAACGGGAGGCGGAGCATGCTTGA
- a CDS encoding phage baseplate assembly protein V: MLETRDRQSEERYRNRWYGKYRAFVRDNNDPERLGRVRLEIPAVLGSGRENWSEWAAPCFPYGGNDDTGMFLVPEEGASVWAEFEGGVVQYPIWTGVWLARSNPGEQPEESKRTCANAFCHDCEDKVEHQANRHDDLEHKKYHGHPPYYCPRLKVLLKTETGHTILADDRDGDELLRIIDRAGQILTMEGKVKPEMQSGNALRRGTKDAEKGDQLDIVSQIVGSRARIQLTDLCRQQVILEAWQDKEKVHILSCDKGRSRWQKILIDTTKGREKVHIWGLNGAQEILVDSTAAAEQIRLTDRAGQVVRMNAAPGQESISATDKSGSLVFMDGVAGNIIIRSTSTVLINT, translated from the coding sequence ATGCTTGAAACCCGCGACCGTCAATCCGAGGAGCGCTACCGCAACCGCTGGTACGGCAAGTACCGGGCCTTCGTGCGCGACAACAACGACCCCGAACGCCTCGGCCGGGTCCGCCTGGAAATCCCCGCCGTGCTCGGCAGCGGCCGGGAGAACTGGTCCGAATGGGCCGCGCCCTGTTTCCCCTACGGCGGCAACGACGACACCGGCATGTTCCTGGTCCCCGAGGAAGGGGCCTCGGTCTGGGCCGAGTTCGAGGGCGGCGTCGTCCAGTATCCGATCTGGACCGGGGTCTGGCTGGCCAGGAGCAATCCCGGCGAACAGCCCGAGGAATCCAAGCGCACCTGCGCGAATGCCTTCTGCCATGACTGCGAGGACAAGGTCGAGCATCAGGCCAACCGGCACGACGATCTCGAACACAAGAAGTACCACGGCCATCCGCCGTATTACTGCCCGCGCCTGAAGGTCCTGCTCAAGACCGAGACCGGCCACACCATCCTGGCCGATGACCGCGACGGCGACGAGCTGCTGCGGATCATCGACCGCGCCGGACAGATCCTCACCATGGAAGGGAAGGTGAAGCCGGAAATGCAGAGCGGCAACGCCCTGCGGCGAGGCACGAAGGATGCCGAGAAAGGCGACCAGCTCGACATCGTTTCGCAGATCGTCGGCTCCCGCGCCCGCATCCAGCTTACCGACCTCTGCCGCCAGCAGGTGATCCTCGAAGCCTGGCAGGACAAGGAGAAGGTCCACATCCTCTCGTGCGACAAGGGCCGCTCCCGCTGGCAGAAGATCCTCATCGATACCACCAAGGGTCGGGAGAAGGTTCACATCTGGGGACTCAACGGCGCCCAGGAAATCCTCGTCGATTCCACCGCCGCCGCCGAACAGATCCGGCTCACCGACAGGGCCGGTCAGGTGGTGCGCATGAACGCCGCACCCGGCCAGGAGAGCATCAGCGCCACCGACAAGTCCGGCAGCCTCGTGTTCATGGATGGGGTGGCTGGAAACATCATCATTCGCTCGACGAGCACCGTCTTGATCAACACCTGA
- a CDS encoding PAAR domain-containing protein, with product MSSQARLGDISSHGGVIITGASRTLDNGMPVARMGDLHVCPIPGHGVTPIVTGSFDTITEGLPNARIGDITACGAIIVTGSPNTIDN from the coding sequence ATGAGCTCCCAGGCGCGACTCGGCGACATCAGCAGTCACGGCGGCGTCATCATCACCGGGGCGAGCCGGACGCTGGACAACGGCATGCCGGTGGCCCGCATGGGTGATCTGCACGTCTGTCCCATCCCGGGGCATGGCGTGACGCCCATCGTGACCGGCAGCTTCGACACCATCACCGAAGGATTGCCCAACGCCCGCATCGGCGACATCACCGCCTGCGGAGCCATCATCGTCACCGGCAGTCCCAACACCATCGACAACTGA
- a CDS encoding carboxypeptidase regulatory-like domain-containing protein, with protein MTDAPPTFCHWEVQPRSIRLSAGEFEQRIPLSLRGDVDAPVFASSNPEVAEIEPDGVIRCGWTIGNAVLMVWRSSVRDSLRHVLVEVRDPSWFADHPDFASGASVFLSGTVVNALNTSGVGNALIEFRRSETGPAAYQTFANAYGGFELSVPEGFYYVEVTAPGYIAWHGWVNADPNTSGDIQIVLSPELDGQVARIVLQWGLNPRDLDSHLTGPTPSGGRFHVFYSHTIENEAAELDVDDTSSYGPETITIHRLIPGVYRYAVHDYTNRNANPSTGLAQSGASVKVFLSDGREQTFNVPNAPGTVWTVFEIDGATGTVTPVNAMSYQSQPANVGM; from the coding sequence ATGACGGATGCCCCGCCAACCTTTTGCCACTGGGAGGTACAGCCTCGCTCCATCCGCCTCTCCGCTGGCGAGTTCGAGCAACGGATTCCGCTCTCCCTGCGCGGCGACGTGGACGCCCCGGTCTTTGCCTCCAGCAATCCGGAGGTCGCGGAGATCGAGCCGGACGGTGTCATTCGCTGCGGCTGGACCATCGGCAACGCCGTGCTCATGGTCTGGCGATCCTCGGTCCGGGACAGCCTCCGTCATGTACTGGTGGAGGTCCGCGATCCGTCCTGGTTCGCCGACCACCCGGACTTTGCCAGCGGAGCATCGGTTTTCCTCAGTGGCACGGTGGTCAACGCCCTCAACACCAGCGGTGTCGGCAACGCGCTGATCGAATTCCGCCGCTCGGAAACCGGCCCGGCTGCGTACCAGACCTTCGCCAACGCCTATGGCGGATTCGAGCTGTCCGTGCCCGAGGGGTTCTATTACGTGGAGGTCACCGCGCCGGGATACATCGCCTGGCACGGCTGGGTGAACGCCGACCCCAACACTTCCGGCGACATCCAGATCGTTCTCTCGCCCGAACTCGACGGCCAGGTCGCCCGCATCGTGTTGCAGTGGGGGCTCAACCCCCGGGATCTCGATTCCCATCTCACCGGACCGACGCCATCCGGCGGCAGGTTCCATGTGTTCTATTCCCACACCATCGAAAACGAGGCGGCGGAATTGGACGTGGACGACACCAGTTCCTACGGGCCGGAGACCATCACCATCCATCGGCTCATCCCCGGTGTCTACCGCTACGCAGTCCACGACTACACCAACCGCAACGCCAATCCGAGCACCGGCCTGGCGCAGTCCGGAGCATCGGTGAAGGTGTTCTTGAGCGATGGCCGTGAGCAGACCTTCAACGTTCCCAACGCCCCCGGCACGGTCTGGACCGTGTTCGAAATCGACGGCGCGACCGGGACAGTGACGCCGGTCAACGCCATGAGCTATCAATCCCAACCCGCCAATGTCGGCATGTAA